A window of Streptomyces broussonetiae genomic DNA:
TACTCATGCCACCCGGCACCGGGACGAGCGCCTAGCCCGGCCAGCCGCCGTTTCCGTTGCCGTTGTTTCCGCCGTTGCCCTGGCCCTGGATGAAGTTGCCGGGGAGGGAGAAGGTCGGGGTCGGGACGGCACCGCCGATGTCACCCGTGTTTCCGGTTGTTCCCCCGGCCGTCAGGCCGCCGATCAGGCCCCCGATTCCCCCCGTGCTGTCCCCGTTCTTCCCGCCGTCCGCCCCCCCTTGGCCTTTTCCCTGACCGTCCCCCTTGCCCTTGTTGTCGTCGGGGATGTCGATCAGGTTGAAGTCCGGTGCGGGCTTGCCCTCCAGCGCGCCGTTCATCATGTCGCGCCAGATCGGGCCGGGCACCTGGCCGCCGTAGACCTTGTCGTACGGGACGCCGCCGATGGTGATGTTGGTCATCTGGCGCTTGTGGGCCGGGTCGCCGACCCAGACCGCGGCCGCCATGTTCGGGGTGTAGCCGACGAACCAGGCGGCGTAGCGCTGGTCCGTCGTACCCGTCTTGCCCGCGCTCGGGCGGTCGTCGAGGCCGGCCTCCTGGCCCGTACCGTCCTCGACCACGCCCTTGAGGAGCGTGCTGACGGTGTCGGCCGTCTTCTGCGACATCGCGCGCGAGCAGGTCGACCTGGGCACCGGCAGGGACTTCTCCTGGCTGCCGACCTTCTGGGTGATCGACGTGATGGCGACCGGGGTGCAGTACGTACCGCGTGAGGCGAAGGTGGCGTAGGCGCTCGCCATCGTCAGCGGGGACATCTCCTGGGTGCCGAGCGCGATGGAGGGCGCCTGGTCGAGCTTGCGGCCGTCCGCGCGCTGCACGCCCAACTTCTGTGCCATCTGCGTGACCGGGCAGATGCCGATGTCGCTTATCAGCTGCACGTAGTAGGTGTTGACCGACTTGGCGGTCGCTTCCTTCATGCCCATCGGGCCGCGCTCGGACTCGTTCTCGTTCGTGAGCTTGGCCGGGTTGTTCGGGTCGTTGCGCCAGACCTTGCCGTCACACGCCTGTACCGGGCTCGGATAGGGCATCTCGTACGGCGACGAGTACTGCTGCGTCGGGGGCTTGCCGCCCTCGATCGCTGCCGCCGCGACGATCGGCTTGAACGTCGAACCGGGCTGGTAGCCGGCGCCGCCGCCCATGTCCGAGTTGACGGAGAGGTTGATCTGCGTCTCGTTCTTGCCGAAGCCGTACGGGCGGGACTGGCCCATCGCCAGGATCTTGCCGGTCCCGGGCTCGACGACGGTCGCGGCCGTCGCCACCGGGTCGGACTGGTAGACATGCTTCTTGATGGACACCTGCGCGGCTTCCTGGGCCTGCGGGTCGAGCGTCGTACGGATCGTCAGACCGCCGCGGTTCCACAGCTGTGCCCGGTCCTCCTTGGTCCTGCCGAAGACCGGGTCGGTCAGGACGACGTCACGCACGTAGTCACAGAAGAAGCCGGCGCCGTTGACCGCGGTGATGCAGCCGTTCTTGGGCTGGCTCGGATTCAGCCCGAGCGGCTCCTCCTTGGCCTGGTCGGCCTCCTTCTGGGAGATGTCGCCGACCTCGGCCATGCGCTGGAGGACGATGTTGCGCCGCTTGGTGGCCTCCGCCTCGTCGTTG
This region includes:
- a CDS encoding transglycosylase domain-containing protein; translation: MPKKRSGGGLSPTQQAAKFLGVSVLAGAVMAGIALPAAGALGLAAKGSVKSFDEIPANLKSPQLSQRTTILDSQGKQIASVYSRDRTVVDLKDMSPYIQKAIVAIEDSRFYQHGAIDLKGVLRALNKNAQQGGVAQGASTLTQQLVKNYFIEEAGDDPTKVAEATQQTIGRKIRELKYAIQIEDKLGKKKILENYLNITFFGEQAYGVEAAAQRYFSKHAKDLTLPEAALLAGIVQSPSRYDPVNDEAEATKRRNIVLQRMAEVGDISQKEADQAKEEPLGLNPSQPKNGCITAVNGAGFFCDYVRDVVLTDPVFGRTKEDRAQLWNRGGLTIRTTLDPQAQEAAQVSIKKHVYQSDPVATAATVVEPGTGKILAMGQSRPYGFGKNETQINLSVNSDMGGGAGYQPGSTFKPIVAAAAIEGGKPPTQQYSSPYEMPYPSPVQACDGKVWRNDPNNPAKLTNENESERGPMGMKEATAKSVNTYYVQLISDIGICPVTQMAQKLGVQRADGRKLDQAPSIALGTQEMSPLTMASAYATFASRGTYCTPVAITSITQKVGSQEKSLPVPRSTCSRAMSQKTADTVSTLLKGVVEDGTGQEAGLDDRPSAGKTGTTDQRYAAWFVGYTPNMAAAVWVGDPAHKRQMTNITIGGVPYDKVYGGQVPGPIWRDMMNGALEGKPAPDFNLIDIPDDNKGKGDGQGKGQGGADGGKNGDSTGGIGGLIGGLTAGGTTGNTGDIGGAVPTPTFSLPGNFIQGQGNGGNNGNGNGGWPG